Part of the Nicotiana sylvestris chromosome 2, ASM39365v2, whole genome shotgun sequence genome, CCGTGCAAGCGGATAACAGGTGTAACATGGTAACCTCGTCAGGGTGTTCCCCTGCACTTCTCATCTCTGCATACATTTTTAACGCGTTCTCATTTTCTCCACAAATAAGATATCCAGAAAGCATTGCATTCCAAGTTACAACATCCCGCTTTGGCACCATATTAAACAACTCCCTTGCATTTTCCATTTTCCCTTGCTTCACATACCCCGTGATCATCACATTCCAGGAAACCAAGTCTTTAACCGGCATATCATCAAACAGCCTCCATGCCACATCTAATTCACCTCTCCTCGCATAACCAGCAGTCAAAGCAGACCAAGCAACAACATCCCTTTTAGCAGAACCATCAAAAAGTTGCCCTGCAATTCTTATATCTCCAACATTAGCGTGAAAATATATGAGGGTATTCCTCGCAAATTTATTAGATTCAAATCCATGTTTCACAATTTTCCCATGAATGGTAAGGCCAGAAACAAGCCAAGAAAGCTTGGTACATGCCTTGAGTATAAACGGAAAAGTATAACTATCGGGACGTATGTAACGTTTTTCCATCTGGGCATAAAGGGAAAGGGCAAGTGAAGGCCTGAGACTCTGAGCTGAGCCTCTGAGCATGGTGTTCCACATGAAGAGGTCTGGTTGAGTAATTTGAGCAAACAGTTTGTGGGCATAGTGAATAGATGCTGAAAAGGTAACGGAAAAAGCATAAATGAGCTCCCTGAGAGCAAAGCgattggagttgaaaccactgatGATCATCAAAGCGTGGATTTGCTTTAGGTATTGGAGATCTTTGCATTTGCTCCATAGTGATGATTGCCTGTGAAGATTTGAACTCCTGCTTGTTATTGTCTTTTTGATCATTTACCTCTCATTCTTCTGCTCCGACGGATTCATGAACTAATATTGGGCCTGGCCTCCTGGGCTTGATGTTTACTTTAGGCTCCGAGTATTCAGAAGCAGGACCGTTTACATCCGTATTTGTTGGGAGAAATttaaaatagccagatttacaactggtcattcaaaaatagccatagttttaaaagtaatcgaaatttagccatttttcatgtaaagataaatctgagcgaaaacactgttcaaaacccgaaaaatacgtctCTATATTATAtaggagtcagcaaagtatactggtccagtataatatgctggagttcgtaTACAGATGCACCGAACTCTCGTATATTATGCGGAACtagtctctgttgcagcaaaataatggttattttttattgacttcgtaaacggtggctatttttgaatgaccagtccaaaaactggctatATCGTGTTATTTTAACGTATTTGTTTCACAATGCCTCTTCATTTTGGCACCTGGGCTCCCAATATCATCACATGCTGATGAAGCCGTTTGGTTTAGGGTGAAGTACACGAATAGTGGATAATCTCAAGTTTTTGTCCCTCCTTCATTCAGGTGCAGAATGTCAAATTGAACAAGTGTTTCTCCTCGCTTGCCATAGGCAATAACCCAGAAGTTTTGCCCAT contains:
- the LOC104241106 gene encoding pentatricopeptide repeat-containing protein At5g15300 → MIKKTITSRSSNLHRQSSLWSKCKDLQYLKQIHALMIISGFNSNRFALRELIYAFSVTFSASIHYAHKLFAQITQPDLFMWNTMLRGSAQSLRPSLALSLYAQMEKRYIRPDSYTFPFILKACTKLSWLVSGLTIHGKIVKHGFESNKFARNTLIYFHANVGDIRIAGQLFDGSAKRDVVAWSALTAGYARRGELDVAWRLFDDMPVKDLVSWNVMITGYVKQGKMENARELFNMVPKRDVVTWNAMLSGYLICGENENALKMYAEMRSAGEHPDEVTMLHLLSACTDSAFLDVGEQIHQSIIEMGAGELSIFLGNALVDMYARCGSISKALEVFQGMREKDVSSWNIIILGLAFHGHSEECISLFEDMRRMKYIPNEITFVGVLVACSHAGKVDEGRGYFNMMRAEYNIEPNIRHYGCMVDVLARAGLLHEAFDFINTMEIEPNAIIWRTLLGACKVHSNVELGRYANEQLLKLGREDSGDYVLLSNIYASRDEWDGVERVRKLMDDNGVWKEPGCTLIEADDTLKNFLFDSKLMHS